The Thermobispora bispora DSM 43833 genome window below encodes:
- a CDS encoding vWA domain-containing protein has translation MADDAGGRAARPQGITALLTGFARALRSAGVPADHQRTQAFLTALGHLSVAEERHVYWAGRLTLCAGPADIPVYDRCFAAYFSGAWPRTGRGIPPVRVDRVVALPYGSPEDPGGSEDGTDRVVPATASTIEVLRHRDVSRLTPEERREVHRMIALLDGAREPRVSRRLRPAHRGDLDVRRTVREAVRSGGEPARLRRRARRTRPRRVVLVVDVSGSMSPYADTLLRFAHAMVQAEPRATEVFSAGTRLTRITAELRHRDPERAMNACSAAIPDWSGGTRLGEELKALLRLPFPRGATVVIASDGWERGSAELLGAQMARLSRIAHRVIWVNPHKGDPAYQPLTAGMRAALPYVSDFVAGHSLAAFENLAGLLAGGRGGRRGRRTPRNGRGLREVRSDA, from the coding sequence ATGGCTGACGACGCCGGCGGGCGGGCGGCCCGGCCGCAGGGCATCACCGCACTGCTCACCGGGTTCGCCCGGGCGCTCCGGTCCGCCGGGGTGCCGGCCGACCACCAGCGTACCCAGGCCTTCCTCACCGCGCTCGGCCACCTCAGCGTGGCCGAGGAGCGCCACGTGTACTGGGCCGGCCGGCTCACCCTCTGCGCCGGGCCCGCCGACATCCCCGTCTACGACCGGTGCTTCGCCGCGTACTTCTCCGGCGCCTGGCCGCGCACCGGCCGCGGTATCCCGCCGGTGCGGGTGGACCGGGTGGTCGCCCTGCCGTACGGCTCGCCCGAGGACCCGGGCGGGTCGGAGGACGGCACCGATCGCGTGGTGCCGGCCACGGCGAGCACGATCGAGGTGCTCCGCCACCGCGACGTCTCCCGGCTCACCCCGGAGGAGCGGCGGGAGGTGCACCGGATGATCGCGCTGCTCGACGGCGCCCGGGAGCCGCGGGTGTCGCGGCGGCTCCGCCCGGCGCACCGGGGCGACCTCGACGTCCGCCGCACGGTGCGGGAGGCGGTCCGCAGCGGAGGCGAGCCGGCCCGGCTGCGCCGCCGGGCCCGCCGGACGCGGCCGCGCCGCGTCGTCCTGGTGGTCGACGTGAGCGGCTCGATGTCCCCCTACGCGGACACCCTGCTGCGCTTCGCCCACGCCATGGTCCAGGCCGAGCCGCGGGCGACCGAGGTGTTCAGCGCGGGGACCCGGCTCACCAGGATCACCGCCGAGCTGCGCCACCGGGACCCGGAGAGGGCCATGAACGCCTGCTCGGCCGCCATCCCCGACTGGAGCGGCGGCACCCGGCTGGGCGAGGAGCTCAAGGCCCTGCTCCGGCTGCCCTTCCCGCGCGGCGCCACCGTCGTGATCGCCTCCGACGGGTGGGAGCGCGGCTCCGCCGAGCTGCTCGGCGCGCAGATGGCCCGGCTCTCCCGGATCGCGCACCGGGTGATCTGGGTCAACCCGCACAAGGGAGACCCGGCCTACCAGCCGCTCACCGCCGGGATGCGGGCCGCGCTGCCGTACGTCTCCGACTTCGTGGCCGGGCACAGCCTGGCCGCTTTCGAGAACCTGGCCGGCCTGCTCGCCGGCGGGCGGGGCGGTCGCAGGGGCCGCCGCACCCCAAGGAACGGACGTGGCCTTCGGGAGGTGCGTTCCGATGCGTGA
- a CDS encoding DUF4031 domain-containing protein, translating to MAVLIDPPSWPGPGGLLWSHLVSDGCYEELHEFARRLGVPERAFDRDHYDVPETVYGRAVLLGAEPVSSRELVRRLRAAGLRRPKFRSPAGQPPRFPAGRPPRSSGG from the coding sequence GTGGCGGTGCTCATCGACCCGCCCTCCTGGCCCGGCCCTGGCGGGCTGCTCTGGTCGCACCTGGTGAGCGACGGCTGCTACGAGGAGCTGCACGAGTTCGCCCGCCGGCTGGGCGTCCCCGAACGGGCCTTCGACCGGGACCACTACGACGTGCCGGAGACCGTCTACGGCCGGGCCGTGCTGCTCGGCGCCGAGCCCGTCTCCAGCCGGGAGCTGGTGCGCCGGCTACGCGCGGCCGGCCTGCGCCGGCCCAAGTTCCGTTCCCCCGCCGGACAGCCGCCCCGTTTCCCCGCCGGACGGCCGCCCCGGTCCTCCGGCGGATAG
- a CDS encoding AAA family ATPase — MLRRTITVAEIDSPARLAEVLDHHDYLADDGLVTAVFLALKMGRPLLLEGEPGVGKTELAKTLAAVLGAPLIRLQCYEGIDAAQALYDWDFARQLLHLKAAEAAGATDAAALEDEIYQRRFLIARPLLRALETQPSVLLIDEIDRADDEFEAFLLEILSDYTISIPELGTIKAERPPVVVITSNRTREVHDALKRRCLYHWLEHPGFEREVAILLRRLPGCTERLARDVAAAAQRLREADLVKPPGVAETLDWAEALLNLGATELDPGLAAATLGAVLKYREDQTAVLTGGLLDGVREPAARTGDTRPAVPGPAGRHG; from the coding sequence GTGCTGCGGCGGACAATCACGGTTGCTGAGATCGACTCGCCGGCGAGGCTGGCGGAAGTCCTCGATCACCACGACTACCTGGCGGACGACGGGCTCGTCACCGCGGTCTTCCTCGCGCTGAAGATGGGGCGGCCCCTCCTCCTCGAGGGCGAGCCCGGCGTGGGCAAGACGGAACTCGCCAAGACGCTCGCCGCCGTTCTCGGCGCACCCCTGATCCGGTTGCAGTGCTACGAGGGCATCGACGCCGCCCAGGCCCTCTACGACTGGGACTTCGCCCGGCAGCTCCTCCACCTCAAGGCCGCGGAGGCGGCGGGCGCCACCGACGCGGCCGCGCTCGAGGACGAGATCTACCAGCGGCGCTTCCTCATCGCCCGGCCCCTGCTGCGGGCGCTGGAGACCCAGCCGAGCGTCCTGCTCATCGACGAGATCGACCGGGCCGACGACGAGTTCGAGGCGTTCCTGCTGGAGATCCTCTCCGACTACACGATCTCCATCCCGGAGCTGGGCACGATCAAGGCGGAGCGCCCGCCGGTGGTGGTGATCACCTCCAACCGGACCCGCGAGGTCCACGACGCCCTCAAGCGGCGCTGCCTCTACCACTGGCTGGAGCATCCCGGCTTCGAACGCGAGGTGGCGATCCTGCTCCGGCGGCTGCCGGGCTGCACCGAGCGGCTCGCCCGGGACGTGGCGGCCGCCGCGCAACGGCTCCGCGAGGCCGACCTGGTCAAGCCGCCCGGCGTGGCGGAGACCCTCGACTGGGCCGAGGCGCTGCTCAACCTCGGCGCCACCGAGCTCGACCCCGGCCTCGCCGCCGCCACCCTCGGCGCGGTGCTCAAGTACCGGGAGGACCAGACGGCGGTCCTCACCGGCGGCCTCCTCGACGGCGTGCGCGAACCGGCCGCGCGCACCGGTGACACCCGGCCCGCCGTGCCGGGGCCGGCCGGCCGCCATGGCTGA
- a CDS encoding HD domain-containing protein, which yields MALGLPAPPGLSGTPAGRALTAELIARWAEPHRRYHTVAHLRAVLAAVDRLAAHAADADAVRLAAWFHDVCYEGRPGWDEERSAQLAEARLPACGVPADRVREVARLVRVTASHAYAPGDANAAVLCDADLAVLAGSPAEYAAYAAAVREEYRHVPDAEFRAGRAAVLRRLLARDALYGTAEARRLWEARARENLRRELAELERPSAGGAGRPSGGETGRLSAGGPGRPSGGETGRLSGGGTELGPAQAGRA from the coding sequence ATGGCGCTCGGCCTTCCCGCTCCCCCGGGCCTGTCCGGCACGCCCGCGGGCCGCGCCCTGACCGCGGAGCTGATCGCGCGGTGGGCGGAGCCGCACCGCCGCTACCACACCGTCGCGCACCTCCGGGCGGTGCTCGCGGCCGTCGACCGGCTCGCCGCCCACGCCGCCGACGCGGACGCGGTACGGCTCGCCGCGTGGTTCCACGACGTCTGCTACGAGGGCCGTCCCGGCTGGGACGAGGAGCGCAGCGCGCAGCTCGCCGAGGCCCGGCTGCCGGCCTGCGGAGTCCCCGCGGACCGGGTGCGGGAGGTGGCGCGGCTGGTGCGGGTGACCGCCTCCCACGCCTACGCGCCGGGCGACGCGAACGCCGCCGTGCTGTGCGACGCGGATCTGGCCGTGCTCGCCGGCTCCCCCGCGGAGTACGCGGCGTACGCGGCGGCCGTGCGGGAGGAGTACCGGCACGTGCCGGACGCGGAGTTCCGCGCCGGGCGGGCGGCCGTGCTGCGCCGGCTGCTCGCGCGGGACGCGCTGTACGGCACGGCGGAGGCGCGCCGGCTGTGGGAGGCCCGGGCCCGGGAGAACCTGCGCCGGGAGCTGGCCGAGCTGGAGCGGCCGTCCGCCGGTGGCGCCGGGCGGCCGTCCGGCGGGGAAACGGGGCGGCTATCCGCCGGAGGACCGGGGCGGCCGTCCGGCGGGGAAACGGGGCGGCTGTCCGGCGGGGGAACGGAACTTGGGCCGGCGCAGGCCGGCCGCGCGTAG